One Candidatus Flexicrinis proximus DNA window includes the following coding sequences:
- a CDS encoding pyridoxamine 5'-phosphate oxidase family protein, which produces MATFYDHISESLKAFISAQHLFFVASAPLNAEGHVNVSPKGQDCFRVLSPNQVAYLDLTGSGNETSAHLHENGRITFMFCAFDGPPKIVRLFGRGRVVLPGDSEWDDLQSLFPDMPGARQIIVADILTAQTSCGQAVPLMDFVDDRDTLNRWAENRGVDKLVEYHALKNVSSIDGLPTPLGLKLTGKIDSMD; this is translated from the coding sequence TTGGCGACATTCTACGACCACATCAGCGAGAGTCTGAAGGCCTTCATTTCCGCGCAGCACCTGTTTTTTGTGGCAAGCGCGCCGCTTAACGCTGAAGGACACGTTAACGTGTCTCCGAAAGGGCAGGATTGCTTTCGGGTACTGTCGCCAAATCAAGTCGCGTACCTCGATCTGACCGGAAGTGGAAATGAGACCTCTGCTCACCTACACGAGAATGGCCGTATCACCTTCATGTTTTGCGCATTCGACGGTCCGCCGAAGATTGTGAGGCTTTTTGGCAGAGGGCGCGTGGTCCTGCCCGGAGACAGCGAATGGGACGACTTACAGTCGCTCTTTCCAGACATGCCGGGAGCGCGGCAAATCATTGTCGCAGACATCCTTACGGCGCAGACCTCGTGCGGCCAAGCGGTCCCACTGATGGACTTTGTGGATGACCGTGACACGCTCAACCGATGGGCCGAGAACAGAGGCGTGGACAAACTCGTTGAGTATCATGCGCTCAAGAATGTGAGCAGCATCGACGGACTGCCGACGCCCCTCGGTCTGAAGTTGACCGGGAAGATCGATTCTATGGACTGA
- a CDS encoding alanine racemase, translating to MTTVAAGVERPTLIVDVERVKGNIRRMAEKADRSGVRFRPHFKTHQSDFIGELYRQAGVNAICVSSVDMAEYFADAGWDDITLLVPANWRQIGRINLLAQRVSLGLHVDSEATARFLADHMIAPAAVWIEIDSGRKRTGVWWENAETVQQIAGIIGKSTHLQLRGLLTFAGQTYSAKSRTEISDIYDRTAVIMSELRDLLSRAGFGVLEISVGDTPACSIKETLYGTDEVRPGTLVYYDVMQLVLGACAEGDIAIAMACPVIAKYAERGEIVIYGGAVHLSRDWMRLENGTTIFGLVTTFGENGWNVLADHSYVSELSQEIGVIRAENTLFDQVQVGDVVAVLPVHVCLTMNEMGQFTTLGGDTHYCMPTRR from the coding sequence ATGACGACAGTCGCAGCAGGAGTTGAACGCCCTACCCTCATTGTCGATGTGGAGCGAGTGAAGGGTAACATCAGACGTATGGCAGAGAAGGCGGATCGAAGCGGCGTTCGATTTCGCCCGCACTTCAAGACCCATCAGTCAGATTTTATCGGCGAGCTGTACCGGCAGGCCGGGGTAAATGCGATCTGCGTCTCGTCAGTTGATATGGCTGAGTACTTCGCCGATGCCGGATGGGATGACATCACGCTGCTGGTTCCGGCCAACTGGAGGCAGATCGGGCGAATCAATTTACTCGCTCAGCGGGTTTCGCTCGGGCTACACGTAGACTCGGAAGCCACGGCCAGGTTCCTGGCAGATCACATGATCGCACCCGCAGCAGTTTGGATTGAGATCGACAGCGGGCGAAAGCGTACGGGTGTCTGGTGGGAGAACGCCGAAACCGTCCAGCAGATCGCCGGCATCATTGGCAAATCAACGCACCTGCAGCTGCGTGGGCTTTTGACGTTTGCCGGACAAACCTACAGTGCGAAGTCGCGCACAGAGATTTCGGACATCTACGACAGGACAGCTGTAATCATGTCAGAACTCCGCGACTTGCTCAGTCGTGCTGGTTTTGGCGTGCTGGAAATCTCGGTTGGCGATACGCCTGCGTGCAGCATAAAGGAAACTCTGTACGGCACCGACGAAGTCCGACCGGGAACACTAGTGTATTACGATGTGATGCAACTGGTTTTGGGCGCCTGCGCCGAGGGCGATATCGCAATTGCGATGGCCTGTCCGGTCATCGCTAAGTACGCTGAGCGGGGTGAGATCGTGATCTACGGCGGCGCGGTTCACTTATCGCGGGACTGGATGCGACTGGAAAACGGTACAACGATCTTCGGCCTGGTTACGACCTTTGGTGAGAATGGCTGGAACGTTCTCGCCGATCACTCGTATGTCAGTGAACTCTCTCAGGAGATCGGAGTCATCCGGGCAGAGAACACTCTCTTTGATCAGGTTCAAGTTGGTGACGTGGTTGCAGTGCTGCCCGTGCACGTGTGCCTGACCATGAATGAGATGGGACAATTCACAACACTCGGCGGCGACACTCACTATTGCATGCCTACACGGCGGTAA
- a CDS encoding valine--tRNA ligase, translated as MPAMPKNFDFAEAEKRLYEKWETEGWFKPEVAAHDAEPFVISMPPPNITGALHIGHALFASLEDLMIRYERMRGKAALWVPGTDHASIATHLVVERMLESEGTSRHEVGREEFLARTWAWKAETGGRITRQLRRLGASCDWSRERFTLDDGLSDAVIDVFITLFEQGLIYRGPRLVNWSPGLQTAVSDVEVEREEENGKLYFFRYPVEGGDFVPVATTRPETILGDTAVCVHPEDPRYQRLIGKTAYVPMLNRAIPVIADEYVDREFGTGALKITPAHDFNDYTLGQKHGLQVINIMNKDATINENGGKYVGLDRDVARKALWADMEAAGLTIEVKDHVMVVPRSQRGGEVIEPLISTQWWCKMQPLADKAIDAVRSGKIKIVPERFEKVFFHWMENIEDWCISRQLWWGHRVPAWHGPNGQIHVGKTSPQGDGWTADEDVLDTWFSSGLWPFSTLGWPQQTDDLKRYYPTHVMETGHDVLFFWVARMIIFGLGFTDEAPFHTVYLHGLVRDKFGRKISKTLGNVIDPLDIMDKYGTDPLRLALLTSGTPGNDVNLDIDRVESEWKFVNKLWQMTNFVTSALPEDFSPTLPEAAALDLPSRWILSRLNRLKDNVQHLFEIFQYGEAGRQIRTFLWDEFADWYIEASKNALYSEDSTAKANTLQVLFHVLETGMRLLHPYMPYVTEEIWSYLPARHGLIIVARWPTAESAYVDDKAESDMAVMIDLIRGVRNLRAEYGVEPSKKVPAAINPGSHAESIEKHAYLFARLCNVPAVSLVTSAPEDSASAVVSDAVLYLPLAGLIDYAAEIERLEKEQATLSQRIAKSESMLSNEGFMTRARPEVVQRERDALAEMKASFTKNSERLGEIRSKA; from the coding sequence ATGCCTGCTATGCCCAAAAACTTCGACTTTGCCGAGGCCGAAAAACGCCTGTATGAGAAATGGGAGACTGAAGGCTGGTTTAAGCCGGAAGTTGCGGCCCACGATGCAGAACCTTTCGTGATCTCGATGCCGCCGCCAAATATCACAGGTGCGCTGCATATCGGTCATGCGCTATTCGCTTCGCTTGAAGACCTCATGATTCGTTACGAAAGAATGCGAGGAAAGGCCGCCCTGTGGGTGCCGGGAACGGATCACGCAAGCATCGCGACCCACCTGGTGGTCGAGCGGATGCTGGAGAGCGAAGGGACATCCCGTCATGAAGTCGGCCGTGAGGAATTTCTGGCGCGGACGTGGGCCTGGAAGGCAGAAACCGGCGGCAGGATCACCCGGCAGCTGCGGCGGCTCGGTGCGTCGTGCGACTGGTCGCGCGAACGGTTTACGTTGGATGATGGGCTGTCAGACGCGGTGATCGACGTATTCATCACACTGTTTGAACAAGGCCTGATTTACCGCGGTCCACGTCTTGTGAATTGGTCACCCGGACTGCAGACGGCGGTCAGCGATGTCGAGGTCGAACGCGAAGAAGAAAACGGCAAGCTTTACTTCTTTCGGTATCCCGTTGAAGGCGGTGATTTTGTGCCGGTGGCAACCACGCGCCCGGAGACCATCCTTGGCGACACCGCCGTGTGTGTCCATCCGGAGGATCCACGCTACCAGCGGCTGATCGGCAAGACGGCCTATGTGCCAATGCTGAATCGCGCAATCCCCGTGATTGCGGATGAGTACGTTGACCGCGAATTTGGAACCGGCGCGCTGAAGATCACGCCCGCACATGACTTTAATGACTATACGCTGGGCCAGAAGCACGGTCTGCAGGTCATCAACATCATGAATAAAGACGCGACGATCAATGAAAACGGCGGAAAGTACGTCGGGCTTGACCGCGATGTGGCGCGCAAGGCGCTGTGGGCGGATATGGAGGCGGCAGGGCTGACGATCGAAGTTAAGGACCACGTGATGGTTGTGCCGCGAAGCCAGCGCGGCGGCGAAGTCATCGAGCCGCTCATCAGCACGCAGTGGTGGTGCAAGATGCAGCCGCTGGCTGACAAAGCGATCGACGCTGTGCGTTCAGGCAAGATCAAGATCGTGCCGGAGCGCTTCGAAAAGGTGTTCTTCCACTGGATGGAGAACATTGAGGATTGGTGCATTAGCCGGCAGCTATGGTGGGGGCATCGCGTCCCGGCATGGCACGGTCCCAACGGCCAGATCCATGTGGGCAAGACCTCGCCACAGGGTGATGGCTGGACAGCCGATGAGGATGTGCTTGATACGTGGTTCAGCAGCGGGCTCTGGCCGTTCAGCACGCTGGGCTGGCCGCAACAGACGGACGATTTGAAGCGCTATTATCCGACGCATGTTATGGAGACCGGACACGACGTCCTCTTCTTCTGGGTGGCCCGCATGATCATTTTCGGGCTGGGGTTCACTGACGAAGCGCCCTTCCATACCGTTTACCTGCATGGGTTGGTTCGGGATAAATTCGGTCGCAAAATCAGCAAGACGCTCGGCAACGTGATTGATCCCCTGGACATCATGGATAAGTACGGCACCGATCCGCTGCGGCTGGCACTGCTGACGAGTGGGACGCCGGGAAACGATGTGAACCTTGACATCGACCGGGTGGAAAGCGAGTGGAAATTCGTCAATAAACTTTGGCAGATGACCAACTTTGTCACGTCCGCCCTACCCGAGGATTTTTCGCCGACCCTGCCTGAAGCGGCAGCGCTGGACTTACCGTCACGCTGGATTCTAAGCAGGCTCAACCGACTCAAGGATAACGTCCAGCATCTGTTCGAAATCTTCCAGTACGGGGAAGCAGGCCGACAGATACGGACTTTCCTGTGGGATGAATTTGCCGATTGGTACATTGAAGCGAGTAAGAACGCGCTCTATAGTGAAGATTCTACGGCCAAGGCCAATACGCTGCAGGTTCTGTTCCATGTCCTTGAGACCGGCATGCGGCTGCTTCACCCCTATATGCCGTATGTAACCGAAGAGATCTGGAGCTATCTGCCGGCCCGCCACGGGCTAATCATAGTTGCCCGCTGGCCAACCGCAGAGTCGGCATACGTCGACGATAAAGCCGAATCCGACATGGCAGTGATGATTGATCTGATTCGTGGCGTCCGGAACCTGCGTGCCGAGTACGGCGTCGAACCCAGCAAGAAAGTTCCTGCGGCGATCAACCCGGGAAGCCATGCTGAGAGCATTGAGAAACACGCCTATCTGTTCGCTCGACTCTGCAATGTTCCCGCCGTGTCACTCGTTACAAGCGCGCCGGAAGATTCGGCGTCCGCGGTGGTGAGTGATGCCGTACTGTACCTTCCCCTAGCTGGCCTGATCGATTATGCCGCGGAGATCGAGCGCCTGGAAAAAGAACAGGCAACCCTCAGTCAGCGCATTGCCAAAAGCGAAAGTATGCTCAGCAATGAAGGCTTTATGACGCGCGCCCGGCCAGAGGTCGTACAGCGTGAGCGGGACGCACTCGCCGAAATGAAGGCGAGCTTCACCAAAAACTCAGAGCGTCTTGGCGAGATTCGGTCAAAAGCCTGA
- a CDS encoding class I SAM-dependent methyltransferase: protein MTVSNDTTAFYDSVAEHYPLFYRDWETQLDREGLSLRAIFRNKGIVRVLDAACGAGTQAIALAKLGFEVVACDPSAGMLRKASEIAVQYDVLNKIDFQRIDFLHLHDVVKGPFDAIVCKGNSLPHLLLDEEIENTLLIFYELMRPGGVLVIGMRDFGPFMEDRPQFIPGFAHENDDGSEFITFDLWEWHDGPPVIATQNLFIIQGSEKPGYKTVKRRVRYRPLSTDEVKVVLLERGFEDVTDQADRTERVLVARKPLSAGK, encoded by the coding sequence ATGACCGTCAGTAACGATACGACAGCTTTCTATGATTCGGTGGCCGAACATTACCCGCTGTTCTACCGGGACTGGGAGACGCAGCTAGACCGCGAAGGTTTATCGCTGCGCGCTATATTCCGCAACAAGGGTATAGTGCGTGTACTGGATGCGGCGTGCGGCGCCGGGACACAGGCTATTGCACTGGCGAAGCTGGGCTTCGAGGTCGTGGCATGCGATCCGAGCGCCGGCATGCTGAGGAAAGCCAGCGAAATCGCTGTGCAGTATGACGTGCTGAACAAGATCGACTTTCAGCGTATCGACTTTTTACATCTGCACGATGTCGTGAAGGGGCCGTTCGACGCGATTGTGTGCAAGGGCAACAGCCTGCCCCACCTGCTGCTCGATGAGGAGATCGAGAATACACTTCTGATCTTCTATGAGTTGATGCGACCAGGCGGGGTTCTGGTGATCGGAATGCGAGACTTCGGACCATTCATGGAAGACCGTCCCCAGTTCATTCCCGGTTTTGCCCACGAGAATGACGATGGCAGCGAGTTCATCACATTCGATCTATGGGAATGGCACGATGGACCACCAGTCATAGCCACGCAGAACCTCTTTATCATTCAGGGGAGCGAAAAACCTGGCTATAAAACGGTCAAGCGTCGAGTTCGCTATCGGCCGCTGTCGACCGACGAAGTGAAAGTCGTTCTCCTGGAGCGCGGTTTCGAAGATGTAACCGATCAGGCAGATCGGACCGAACGCGTACTGGTCGCCCGCAAACCATTATCAGCCGGAAAGTGA
- a CDS encoding FAD-binding protein, translating into MSAKLQNWAGNYSYSTENVLYPESVDEIVMLVRQYEKLRILGTRHSFNGIADSDHALVSLARCTPTVRVNHQHRQVTIGANMTYGELCPILHDAGYALHNMASLPHISVIGACMTATHGSGVSNQNLAAQVAALKLVTSSGELVSLSRANDSENFNGAVIGLGGLGVVVELTLDLLPAYEMSQHVYLNLPVESLEVHFDEMMSSASSVSFFTDWRGNSVNQVWLKHRTGDSETFSQRPEFFGALPAVGQMHPIAELSGEGCTRQLGVPGPWHERLPHFRIDSTPSAGNELQSEYFVARHTAADAIRAVGQLRQEIAPHLLISEIRSIAADDFWMSPCYHQDSIGIHFTWKQDWASVQRVLPQIEAELEPFGARPHWGKLFTMAPARLQPLYEMLPRFRELIQRYDPQGKFRNAFLQAHLYGDAV; encoded by the coding sequence ATGAGCGCAAAACTCCAGAATTGGGCGGGGAATTACAGTTACAGCACAGAGAACGTCCTTTATCCCGAATCCGTTGACGAGATTGTGATGCTGGTCCGGCAGTATGAGAAGCTTCGGATACTCGGCACACGCCATTCCTTCAACGGCATCGCAGATTCTGACCATGCGCTCGTTTCGCTCGCACGCTGCACGCCCACGGTCAGAGTCAACCATCAGCACAGGCAGGTGACGATTGGCGCAAACATGACCTATGGGGAATTGTGTCCAATACTTCATGATGCAGGCTATGCATTACATAACATGGCATCGCTCCCCCACATTTCCGTAATCGGCGCATGCATGACCGCCACACATGGTTCTGGCGTAAGCAACCAGAACCTCGCCGCGCAGGTCGCGGCACTGAAGCTTGTCACGTCAAGTGGTGAACTTGTTTCGCTCTCCCGTGCAAACGACAGTGAGAACTTCAATGGGGCGGTTATTGGCCTTGGTGGGCTTGGCGTCGTTGTTGAACTCACGCTGGACCTTCTTCCGGCGTATGAGATGAGTCAGCACGTCTATCTAAACCTGCCCGTCGAAAGTCTGGAAGTCCATTTCGATGAAATGATGTCAAGCGCCTCCAGTGTCAGTTTCTTCACCGACTGGAGAGGCAATAGTGTGAATCAAGTCTGGCTGAAGCACCGTACTGGGGACAGCGAAACCTTTAGCCAGAGACCGGAGTTCTTCGGCGCATTGCCGGCCGTGGGACAAATGCACCCGATTGCCGAACTCTCCGGCGAAGGATGTACCCGGCAGCTAGGCGTCCCTGGTCCATGGCACGAACGGCTCCCACACTTTCGTATCGACTCGACGCCTAGTGCCGGCAACGAACTGCAATCGGAATACTTCGTTGCGCGCCATACTGCGGCCGACGCCATTCGTGCCGTCGGACAACTGCGTCAAGAGATCGCGCCACACCTGCTCATATCAGAGATTCGCAGCATTGCAGCCGACGACTTCTGGATGAGTCCCTGCTACCATCAGGATTCGATTGGAATCCACTTTACGTGGAAGCAGGATTGGGCCTCCGTTCAAAGAGTTCTTCCACAAATCGAGGCCGAACTTGAACCATTCGGCGCGCGGCCCCATTGGGGGAAGCTCTTCACGATGGCGCCGGCACGTCTGCAACCGCTGTATGAAATGCTGCCTCGCTTTCGTGAGTTGATTCAGCGATATGATCCTCAAGGCAAGTTCCGCAATGCGTTCCTGCAGGCGCATCTTTACGGCGACGCGGTCTAG